From Miscanthus floridulus cultivar M001 chromosome 15, ASM1932011v1, whole genome shotgun sequence, the proteins below share one genomic window:
- the LOC136508380 gene encoding kinesin-like protein KIN-12F isoform X5, protein MNRESSRSHSVFTCIIESRWEKDSASNLRFTRLNLVDLAGSERQRTSGAEGERLKEAVNINKSLSTLGLVIMSLVDLAHGKQRHIPYRDSRLTFLLQDSLGGNSKTMIIANVSPSVCSANETLSTLKFAQRARLIQNNAVVNEDASGDVLALQHQIRLLKEELAVLKCQHVTRSLSFSADVCQGDIDDGSENMSVDDKNDNDAHNGHFLKEMQFSNKQVRSLKEALAGALRRESTAENTIWELELQIEQFNELVKQREDDTRSAKMMLKFRDEKIHRMDALANNKLPAESYLLQENKTLSQEVELLRARMDKNPEVTRFALENIRLSSQLKKSQQFFDEGERELLLNEISELRNQVSQILEERIETEQQNIFSDKTKDSQQHCTGLAPGSDAEILHMQLKRTSQELETCRRNLQVSLESNRALTREIADLVEERTARAEVEEKSAGLGDKLQEANIHILQSCKHCEAMERELNESRSVIEALESEQIMLINEIDELKKKRCVEISSLKNELDLNLRQDYLTKEEPRARFLECFDKEDSPLQRKIKGMQASLEKARKLNTRYQIDQASHCFAEKEMDEVRRQVETETAKVIECLEQDLVSLQQQLNASNKNDLLAKQRINEFHLEIKQLNDKLLEVLKENEILSSVIKEKEKEIEVLTNDWNRLAGDIGSCLVDGNIALDEASDQAAFISKSLSQRKWIKKQVQKMCSGISERDELLEELQNRLKEADNIRCDLDLKLRSLRGAMQAVNEEHQQEKCDQEKEIYLIRSQISEQGLVNDHQLEEIHRINLLLDESIETSVQKEVLVQSYVSLQKAMGEEIHRLESQLDQSKVHFAHLLSQTQDKEQSIGKLKNEEFNVLLRLMSEVLKANGIVRELRIGFNTLQSSLSMSPEEITCQNSDLNLEDRVDLRINEASQSVERQNVEVLCQLSKEMELAVLGMQIMQSQMAKLLQEKENVKEFHLESQKRIKDLSSEVLILNSQIIEKERSYEAKLKDLNTKIQEQDVSFISWNEEKEALEIEVSEAKLVVAQKSFESATLIAKFEEAKATISDADSTVKALVEANEKAKLEAEKYQERETLFIAEGEGMLSEINSLKRLLDMKEQSYKLMEKKFQSGLLEANELALELEDGIRFLQNLLVQKLEFVSSDVEWMKERIQQFAELTRKWLEENWLEIIGKDCAISVLHLCHMGILLERITGLNAENGFLQRGLCESNSLITKLREHNDKAKNELEMCSVLKGKLLLDINHSFSRIAKKEQEATELNSRLDSFENKILYLQAQEEAMVARSNSMHSELSILIEEIDATNRSALEAESKEKEELRHQLDEALLLSKMLKDKMLVELNLLQTDNYIPLNNIQGCNEFELCNSLADYRSDLVMTSIMAKDIESTVLAWELNQHKLQLQEQRVKFTDVLEELMAEATLWKVDLHVENIAICTLHEENNEARVDLENLKQNSEESMKILHAMNEENTTLKYSIASLESRITSFQTNLDAKNKALMELECSHATICRELELKTDAMNRISTRENYFSSENATLKQEIRNILCKDQRMVELMANIEADKLFVTIEGRLQLVTNHVHNYISEQINMVSKLSNELDIIEVSAQELSTQNSLLESELIRKEELTKGLSFDLSLLQESASVAKDQAAEITELRKVIKSLEQELACKSLELDDVVSDRQQFEARILKCNETVGALEEELGKKFDELNMVSMENAELKSQLQYIEEISCTMEELADKREVIGRLEEKLIELRTLIDERDVYLQSLQNDFSKLSDEKESCDTELLILKEKLEMAQALSEESEAIATESRQIAEEHKAYAEGKDEEVKVLERSIEVLENTVCTLESEVDIVKEEAERQRMQREELEVELQKVRQQMLAVPPSGKARRYMEDGVVDLADSSRHPADMHNELLCAQETIRILGKEVSEKEAEIAQCKEHISEINIHAEAAAQEYKRKLMELEVMAQQVKTDNSSAHACSGRQEKINSKPRGSGSPFKCIGIGFVQQMNSEKDEELSAAKQRIVELEGIAASRQREIFMLNAKLATTESMTHDVIRDMLGVKMNMTTWAALADNQQKLETKESITSQAQESREQSNEMMKSKKQLDELIEERQSWLDEINQKQSELGTARITIEKLRQREQFMVAEIELSKAENSNYKTIILNLEAERKNLTRQQNLQLRINHHVKTKEENILLKRQNEELSAKLKQLGVILTRTKEELARYRVSDGKDPHEQIEEEELLRKKLYSDCEQESEQDRNQLAENLSSLCSSILKVAGATNSETDASLLKALECLNQLQCRIASLEGEVEDLNLKCKLLREKARLSELRSNSSSLSTGAKDSLTSPSISSFR, encoded by the exons ATGAACCGTGAGAGTAGCCGCTCCCACAGTGTTTTCACCTGTATCATTGAGAGTAGGTGGGAGAAGGATTCAGCATCTAACTTAAGGTTTACAAGACTAAATCTTGTTGATCTTGCTGGGTCTGAAAG GCAGAGGACATCTGGAGCAGAAGGTGAGCGGCTGAAGGAAGCTGTTAATATTAACAAATCGTTATCAACACTTGG TCTTGTGATAATGAGTTTAGTTGATCTAGCGCATGGCAAACAAAGACACATTCCATATAGGGACTCAAGATTGACATTTCTTCTCCAA GATTCACTTGGAGGGAACTCGAAAACTATGATCATTGCAAATGTCAGCCCTTCAGTATG TTCTGCTAATGAAACACTCAGTACCCTGAAGTTTGCTCAGCGTGCAAGGCTCATTCAGAACAAT GCGGTTGTTAATGAAGACGCTTCAGGAGATGTGTTAGCTTTGCAACATCAGATACGTCTCCTAAAG GAGGAGCTTGCTGTCCTCAAGTGTCAACATGTCACTAGATCTTTATCCTTCTCTGCTGATGTTTGTCAAGGTGATATTGATGATGGTAGTGAAAACATGAGTGTGGATGATAAAAATGACAATGATGCCCACAACGGACACTTTTTGAAAGAGATGCAATTTTCAAATAAGCAG GTGAGGTCACTGAAAGAAGCACTAGCCGGAGCATTGCGGAGAGAATCAACTGCAGAAAATACTATATGGGAACTTGAACTTCAAATTGAGCAGTTCAATGAATTG GTTAAACAAAGAGAGGATGACACAAGATCGGCTAAGATGATGCTTAAGTTTCGAGATGAGAAGATTCATAGAATGGATGCTCTTGCGAACAACAAATTGCCAGCAGAATCATATCTACTGCAAGAAAACAAAACCTTGTCACAAGAAGTTGAACTTCTTAGGGCAAGAATGGATAAAAATCCAGAAGTAACTCGTTTTGCACTAGAGAATATTCGTCTCTCAAGCCAACTGAAGAA GTCCCAGCAGTTCTTCGACGAAGGGGAGAGGGAGCTTCTATTGAATGAAATTTCTGAGCTTCGAAATCAG GTTTCACAAATACTTGAAGAGAGGATAGAAACTGAGCAACAAAATATCTTTTCTGACAAAACCAAG GACAGCCAACAGCATTGCACTGGTCTAGCTCCAGGAAGTGATGCTGAAATTTTGCATATGCAG CTGAAAAGGACCAGCCAAGAACTAGAAACATGTAGACGCAACTTGCAAGTTTCCTTAGAATCAAACAGAGCACTAACAAG GGAAATAGCTGATCTTGTGGAAGAGAGAACAGCCCGTGCAGAAGTTGAGGAAAAATCAGCTGGTTTAGGTGATAAACTGCAAGAAGCAAATATACATATCCTCCAATCGTGTAAGCATTGTGAGGCCATGGAAAGGGAATTGAATGAGTCAAGATCTGTTATTGAAGCTCTTGAATCAGAGCAGATTATGTTGATAAATGAAATAGATGAACTTAAGAAGAAGAGGTGTGTCGAAATCTCAAGTTTGAAGAATGAACTTGACCTCAACCTTAGACAGGATTACTTGACCAAAGAGGAGCCCAGAGCAAGATTTCTTGAGTGTTTTGATAAAGAAGATTCACCTTTGCAGAGAAAGATTAAAGGAATGCAAGCTTCACTTGAGAAGGCACGGAAATTAAATACAAGGTACCAAATAGATCAGGCATCACACTGTTTTGCTGAGAAAGAAATGGATGAAGTTCGTAGACAGGTGGAGACTGAAACAGCTAAGGTGATTGAATGCTTAGAACAAGATCTGGTATCACTCCAACAGCAACTAAATGCAAGCAACAAAAATGACTTGTTAGCCAAACAAAGAATAAATGAATTTCACCTAGAAATAAAGCAGTTGAATGATAAGTTACTTGAGGTGTTGAAAGAGAACGAAATACTTTCTTCTGTgatcaaggaaaaagaaaaggaaattgaAGTATTGACCAATGACTGGAACAGATTAGCTGGTGACATTGGAAGCTGTCTTGTGGATGGAAATATAGCTTTAGATGAAGCCTCTGATCAGGCTGCCTTTATTTCCAAATCTTTATCTCAAAGAAAATGGATCAAGAAACAAGTTCAGAAGATGTGTAGTGGTATATCTGAAAGAGATGAGCTACTTGAAGAGCTTCAGAACAGGTTGAAAGAGGCAGATAATATAAGATGTGACTTAGACTTGAAGTTAAGGTCCTTAAGAGGAGCAATGCAGGCTGTAAATGAAGAGCATCAGCAGGAAAAAtgtgatcaagaaaaagaaataTATCTTATAAGATCACAAATATCTGAACAAGGACTTGTGAACGATCACCAATTAGAAGAAATTCACAGAATAAACCTTTTGTTGGATGAATCAATTGAGACATCTGTGCAGAAGGAGGTTCTGGTACAGAGCTATGTTTCTTTACAAAAGGCAATGGGAGAAGAGATTCATCGGCTGGAGTCACAATTAGACCAGTCAAAGGTACATTTTGCCCATTTATTGAGTCAGACTCAGGACAAGGAACAGTCTATTGGGAAGCTAAAAAATGAAGAGTTCAATGTTTTGTTAAGACTGATGTCAGAAGTTCTGAAGGCAAATGGTATTGTACGTGAGCTTCGAATTGGATTCAATACATTGCAATCAAGCCTTTCTATGAGCCCTGAAGAGATCACCTGTCAAAATTCAGACTTGAACTTGGAGGACCGG GTCGACCTTAGGATCAACGAAGCGTCCCAATCTGTGGAGCGGCAAAATGTTGAGGTTCTTTGCCAACTTAGCAAGGAAATGGAGCTTGCAGTTCTAGGAATGCAGATAATGCAGTCTCAAATGGCTAAACTTcttcaagaaaaagaaaatgtGAAAGAATTTCATTTGGAGAGTCAAAAAAGAATTAAAGATCTAAGTAGTGAGGTCCTTATATTGAATTCACAAATAATTGAAAAAGAAAGATCCTATGAAGCTAAATTGAAAGATCTGAATACAAAGATCCAAGAACAGGATGTGTCATTTATTTCGTGGAATGAAGAAAAAGAG GCACTTGAAATTGAGGTTTCTGAGGCAAAACTTGTTGTGGCCCAGAAATCTTTTGAGTCTGCAACTCTTATAGCCAAGTTTGAAGAAGCGAAAGCAACTATAAGTGATGCAGACTCTACGGTCAAGGCACTGGTTGAAGCGAACGAAAAGGCAAAACTCGAAGCAGAAAAGTATCAAGAGAGGGAAACTTTGTTTATTGCTGAAGGGGAAGGCATGTTAAGTGAAATTAATAGTCTGAAGAGGCTGCTGGATATGAAAGAACAAAGTTACAAGCTTATGGAAAAGAAATTTCAGTCAGGCTTGCTTGAAGCAAATGAGCTAGCTCTTGAGCTGGAAGATGGCATTAGATTCCTGCAGAATTTGTTAGTACAGAAGCTTGAGTTTGTTTCTTCTGATGTTGAGTGGATGAAGGAAAGGATCCAGCAGTTTGCAGAGTTGACCAGAAAATGGTTAGAGGAGAATTGGCTGGAGATAATTGGCAAAGATTGTGCTATTTCTGTGTTGCACCTCTGTCACATGGGGATTCTTTTGGAGAGAATCACTGGGTTGAATGCAGAAAATGGTTTCCTTCAGCGCGGGCTCTGTGAGTCTAATTCTTTGATAACTAAACTGCGAGAGCACAACGACAAAGCCAAGAATGAACTAGAAATGTGCAGTGTTCTCAAAGGGAAGTTATTGCTTGACATCAACCATAGTTTCAGTCGTATTGcaaagaaggaacaagaagcaaccGAGTTGAACTCAAGATTAGATTCTTTTGAGAACAAGATTCTGTATTTGCAAGCACAAGAAGAAGCAATGGTGGCACGGTCAAATTCCATGCACAGCGAGCTTTCCATTTTGATTGAAGAGATTGATGCTACAAATAGGAGTGCCTTGGAAGCTGAatccaaagaaaaagaagaactgCGCCACCAACTGGATGAAGCTTTGCTTCTCAGTAAAATGTTGAAGGATAAAATGCTTGTAGAGTTGAATCTGCTTCAAACAGATAACTACATACCTTTAAATAATATTCAAGGCTGCAACGAATTTGAGCTGTGCAATTCACTTGCAGATTATCGAAGTGATTTGGTGATGACCAGTATTATGGCAAAGGATATTGAGTCTACAGTTTTGGCTTGGGAACTGAATCAACACAAACTACAGCTGCAAGAACAAAGAGTTAAGTTTACTGATGTTCTTGAAGAATTGATGGCAGAAGCAACTTTATGGAAAGTGGACCTGCATGTGGAGAATATTGCGATCTGCACTTTACATGAGGAGAACAATGAGGCAAGGGTTGATTTGGAGAACCTGAAGCAAAACAGTGAAGAATCTATGAAAATTCTGCATGCCATGAACGAGGAAAACACAACACTTAAATATTCAATTGCCTCCTTAGAATCTAGGATCACATCCTTCCAAACAAATTTGGATGCAAAAAACAAAGCTTTGATGGAGTTGGAATGCTCTCATGCAACCATATGTAGGGAGCTGGAACTGAAAACTGATGCCATGAATCGCATAAGTACTAGAGAAAATTATTTCAGTTCTGAAAATGCAACGTTGAAGCAGGAAATTCGAAATATTTTGTGCAAGGATCAGCGCATGGTTGAATTAATGGCTAACATTGAAGCTGATAAGTTATTTGTCACCATTGAAGGCCGCTTGCAACTGGTTACTAATCATGTGCACAATTACATTTCTGAGCAAATTAACATGGTGAGCAAGTTGTCCAATGAGTTAGACATCATTGAAGTATCAGCTCAGGAATTAAGCACCCAGAATTCTCTTCTCGAATCAGAATTAATCAGGAAAGAGGAATTAACAAAGGGCTTATCATTTGATCTTAGCCTGTTACAAGAGTCTGCATCTGTTGCAAAAGATCAAGCAGCTGAGATTACAGAGTTGAGAAAAGTAATAAAATCTTTGGAACAAGAGCTTGCATGTAAGTCGCTTGAACTTGATGATGTCGTTTCTGATAGGCAACAATTTGAAGCAAGAATCTTGAAGTGTAATGAAACTGTTGGTGCCCTAGAGGAGGAACTGGGAAAGAAGTTTGATGAATTAAACATGGTTTCTATGGAGAATGCTGAACTAAAATCACAGCTCCAGTATATTGAAGAGATTAGTTGCACTATGGAGGAGTTAGCTGATAAACGTGAAGTCATTGGAAGACTTGAAGAAAAGTTGATTGAACTGAGAACTTTAATTGATGAAAGGGATGTCTATCTTCAGAGCTTGCAAAATGATTTCTCCAAACTCTCAGATGAAAAGGAATCATGTGACACTGAGTTGCTTATCTTGAAAGAAAAGCTGGAGATGGCTCAGGCACTTTCAGAAGAAAGTGAAGCAATTGCTACAGAATCTCGGCAG ATAGCTGAGGAACATAAGGCATATGCTGAAGGGAAGGATGAAGAAGTAAAGGTATTGGAGAGGTCAATTGAAGTACTTGAGAATACTGTATGTACTTTAGAAAGCGAA GTGGACATTGTCAAGGAAGAAGCAGAGCGGCAAAGAATGCAGCGAGAAGAACTAGAAGTTGAGCTGCAGAAAGTTAGGCAACAAATGCTAGCTGTTCCACCCTCTGGGAAAGCAAGGAGATATATGGAAGATGGAGTGGTTGATTTAGCTGACTCATCCAG GCACCCAGCAGATATGCATAATGAGCTTCTCTGTGCTCAGGAGACTATTAGAATACTTGGAAAGGAGGTTTCTGAGAAGGAAGCAGAG ATTGCTCAGTGCAAGGAACATATCTCAGAGATAAACATTCATGCTGAGGCAGCGGCACAAGAATACAAGCGCAAG TTGATGGAGCTGGAGGTCATGGCACAACAGGTTAAGACAGACAATTCCTCAGCACATGCTTGCTCCGGGAGACAAGAGAAGATTAACTCAAAACCTCGGGGTTCAGGTTCTCCATTTAAATGTATCGGCATCGGCTTTGTACAGCAAATGAATTCTGAGAAAGATGAAGAGCTTAGTGCTGCAAAGCAACGTATTGTGGAACTCGAGGGCATTGCAGCTAGTAGACAAAGGGAG ATATTCATGTTGAACGCGAAATTAGCAACAACAGAGAGCATGACGCATGATGTGATTCGTGATATGCTTGGGGTTAAAATGAACATGACAACTTGGGCG GCTCTAGCTGACAACCagcaaaagctggagacaaaagAGTCGATTACTTCTCAAGCACAGGAAAGTAGAGAG CAGTCCAATGAGATGATGAAGTCGAAGAAGCAGCTTGATGAATTGATTGAAGAGAGACAGAG TTGGCTTGACGAAATAAACCAGAAACAATCAGAACTAGGAACTGCCCGCATTACTATAGAGAAATTACGACAGCGAGAACAGTTTATGGTAGCTGAAATAGAGTTGTCAAAG GCTGAGAATTCGAACTACAAAACCATCATTCTTAATCTTGAAGCTGAAAGGAAGAACCTTACCAGACAACAGAATCTTCAGCTTCGAATAAATCACCATGTCAAAACAAAG GAAGAGAATATCCTGCTGAAACGGCAGAATGAAGAGCTAAGTGCAAAGCTGAAACAGCTGGGGGTCATCCTTACCCGAACAAAGGAAGAGCTTGCCCGCTACAGGGTTTCAGATGGAAAAGATCCACACGAACAGATAGAAGAGGAAGAGCTTCTGAGGAAGAAATTATAT TCTGACTGTGAACAGGAGAGCGAACAAGATAGAAATCAATTGGCAGAAAATCTATCAAGTTTATGCTCCAGTATTCTGAAG GTTGCTGGAGCTACGAACTCTGAAACTGACGCTAGTCTTCTGAAAGCATTGGAATGCTTAAATCAGCTCCAGTGCCGTATTGCTTCTTTGGAAGGCGAAGTTGAGGATCTAAATTTAAAG